A window of Pedococcus badiiscoriae genomic DNA:
TGTGAGCGGGGCGCCTGCGGAGGCGGTGGACAGAGCAGCAGTGCGGGACATGATTCTCCTCGGGGGGTCGGGTTCAGTCACCGTCAGGGGACAAGTCCCGACCGGGCCCGACTATTCCGAGGATCAGGGCTGTTTCGAAGATCCGAGCTGTTCCGAAGGTCAGAGTTTCTTCGCCAGGGCGGCCGCTACGTCGCGGTACGCCTTCGCGCCCTTGGAGGTGCGGGAGGTCGCCAGGATGGACCGCCCGACCGCGGGCGCCTCGGCGAAACGCACCGTCTTGGGGATCGGCGGGTCGAGCACAGGCAGGTCATAGCGCTCGCCCACGTCGGCGAGCACCTCGCGGGCGTGGTTGCTGCGCCCGTCGAACAGGGTGGGCAGGATGCCCCAGACCTCGAGGTCCTTGTTGAGGATCTTCTGCACGTCGGTCACCGTGTCGAGCAGCTGGCCGACGCCGCGGTGGCTGAGCATCTCGCACGGCATGGGGATGATCAGGCCCTGGCTGGCGGTCAGCGCGTTGAGGGTCAGCACTCCCAGGCTGGGCGAGCAGTCGAGCAGGACCACGTCG
This region includes:
- a CDS encoding AAA family ATPase: MARTPAKPATIVSVANQKGGVAKTTSVASLGAAFAEQGKRVLLVDLDAQACLTFSLGVDPDEVGSSINEVLLGRASIADVRVACDDGVDLVPSVIDLAGAEAQLLPRPGREYILRTVLEEVRGEYDVVLLDCSPSLGVLTLNALTASQGLIIPMPCEMLSHRGVGQLLDTVTDVQKILNKDLEVWGILPTLFDGRSNHAREVLADVGERYDLPVLDPPIPKTVRFAEAPAVGRSILATSRTSKGAKAYRDVAAALAKKL